In Sphingobacteriaceae bacterium, the following proteins share a genomic window:
- a CDS encoding amidohydrolase has protein sequence MKVTLIQTELTWENREKNLEHFDALLSSITEKTDLIVLPEMFTTGFSMQPQKVAEASDSVTLEWLKKKAKATKAVIIGSVAVQENGNYYNRLFWVEPSGEVKTYDKRHLFRMAKEDEHYTAGNKKITGTFEDWKIRPLICYDLRFPVWSRNRFTVDNKQVTGGSWDYDVLIYVANWPEVRNHPWKQLLIARAIENQCYVIGVNRIGKDGNDFSHSGDSVVINPRGEIISKTKAHTESVETIELDKNYLEDFRKIFPVGLDADEFDLN, from the coding sequence ATGAAAGTTACACTTATTCAAACAGAGCTTACCTGGGAAAATCGCGAAAAAAATCTTGAGCATTTTGACGCGTTACTTTCATCCATTACTGAAAAAACCGATTTAATTGTTTTGCCTGAAATGTTTACCACTGGGTTTTCAATGCAGCCGCAGAAAGTTGCGGAAGCCTCGGATAGTGTAACTCTAGAATGGTTAAAGAAAAAGGCAAAAGCAACAAAGGCTGTAATTATTGGAAGCGTTGCTGTGCAAGAAAACGGAAATTATTACAACCGGCTGTTTTGGGTAGAACCTTCGGGAGAGGTAAAAACTTACGACAAACGTCATCTATTTCGCATGGCGAAAGAAGATGAACATTACACAGCAGGCAACAAAAAAATTACGGGCACATTTGAAGATTGGAAAATCCGTCCGCTTATATGTTACGACCTTCGTTTTCCGGTGTGGAGCAGAAACAGGTTTACAGTTGATAATAAGCAGGTAACAGGGGGCAGTTGGGACTATGATGTTTTAATTTACGTAGCAAATTGGCCAGAGGTTCGTAATCATCCCTGGAAACAACTCTTAATTGCCCGCGCTATAGAAAACCAGTGTTATGTTATTGGTGTAAATCGTATTGGAAAAGATGGTAACGATTTTTCACATTCTGGTGATAGCGTTGTTATTAATCCCCGCGGAGAAATTATCAGTAAAACAAAAGCGCATACAGAGAGCGTAGAAACCATTGAGCTGGATAAAAACTACCTGGAAGATTTTAGAAAAATTTTTCCTGTAGGATTAGACGCTGATGAGTTTGATCTAAATTAG
- a CDS encoding DNA polymerase IV, protein MERHVMHMDLDSFFVSVERKLNPSLVGKPVLVGGSSDRGVVASCSYEARSFGVHSAMPMRMARQLCPEAIIVKGDHDKYSELSDQVTEIISEKVPVYEKASIDEFYVDMTGMDKFFGCYKLATEIRQTIMKETDLPISFALSSNKTVAKIGTGQVKPNGQHEIPYGTEKEYLSPLSIKKIPGVGEKTYQLLRGMGVEKVKTVQEMPVHVLQQVLGEGGTTLWRKANGIDNSPVEQYNERKSISTECTFEKDTVDVDHLKRVLLSMTEKLCYQLRSEEKLTGCVTVKIRYSDFNTYTMQMRVPYTTMDNTLIQKVKELFDKLFQKRMLIRLIGIKFSHLIQGTYQINMFDDTAEHIQLYAAMDKLRKRFGEDAVMRAAGLDLNKRETSLFNGIKKLS, encoded by the coding sequence ATGGAAAGGCATGTTATGCATATGGACCTGGACAGCTTTTTTGTCTCGGTAGAAAGAAAATTAAATCCTTCGTTAGTAGGAAAACCCGTATTGGTGGGCGGAAGCAGTGATCGAGGTGTTGTTGCGTCTTGTAGTTACGAAGCGCGGAGTTTTGGCGTTCACTCGGCTATGCCAATGCGTATGGCGCGTCAGTTATGTCCCGAAGCAATCATCGTGAAAGGTGACCACGATAAATACAGCGAGCTTTCTGACCAGGTAACAGAAATTATCAGTGAGAAAGTTCCCGTTTATGAAAAAGCTTCGATCGATGAATTTTACGTCGATATGACCGGCATGGATAAATTTTTCGGTTGTTATAAACTTGCTACAGAAATTCGTCAAACGATTATGAAGGAGACGGATCTGCCAATATCCTTTGCGCTTTCTTCAAATAAAACAGTTGCCAAGATCGGCACGGGACAAGTGAAACCAAACGGTCAGCACGAAATTCCATACGGAACTGAAAAAGAATATTTATCTCCTTTGTCAATTAAAAAAATACCCGGTGTAGGTGAAAAAACTTACCAGTTGCTGCGTGGCATGGGTGTAGAAAAAGTAAAAACCGTACAGGAAATGCCTGTACATGTTTTACAACAAGTTCTCGGTGAAGGAGGAACAACGCTTTGGAGAAAAGCGAATGGCATCGATAATTCCCCCGTTGAACAGTATAATGAACGCAAATCCATTTCAACAGAATGTACGTTTGAAAAAGACACAGTTGACGTAGATCATTTAAAACGCGTGTTGTTAAGCATGACGGAGAAATTATGTTATCAATTAAGAAGCGAAGAGAAACTGACAGGCTGTGTAACAGTGAAAATAAGGTATTCAGACTTCAATACTTATACGATGCAAATGCGCGTTCCTTACACAACCATGGACAATACGCTGATTCAAAAAGTAAAAGAGTTGTTTGATAAATTATTTCAAAAAAGAATGTTGATCCGTTTGATAGGAATTAAGTTCAGCCATTTGATACAGGGAACCTACCAGATAAATATGTTTGATGATACAGCGGAACATATTCAGCTATACGCAGCCATGGATAAGCTACGCAAGCGTTTCGGGGAAGACGCAGTGATGAGGGCGGCAGGCCTTGATCTGAATAAAAGAGAAACGAGTTTGTTTAATGGAATTAAAAAGCTGTCGTAA
- a CDS encoding DNA polymerase III subunit alpha, giving the protein MLLNSHTYYSFGYGTLSIKTLLRETWNKGYSSFVLSDINNTSAILETLRLCDGKQMKPIPGIDFRNGIKPCYIGISKNNAGFRELNEHLSYHLHNKIEFKIRPQNKEELKNTFLVYPLSAFDGNELEENEFIGVTPKQLRLLPLSKHKHLTSKMVVLQSFSFLDENYFEAHQVLRAIDLNTLFSKLRSEDQGSLEEIAPTKDELYEKYADYPEIIKNTEFILDSCSVKFEFGKLTNKNPKFYKGSLEEDVKLLREEATKGLAYRYSEVTQEVKDRLEKELSIITSKEFTSYFLINWDITSYARSRGFFYVGRGSGANSMVAYLLRITDVDPIDLDLYFERFINENRSNAPDFDIDFSWTDREEMTDYIFKRFGENNRVALLGTYSTYQHDAVIRELGKVYGLPPTEIDRVQKITQPKESDDSVTKQILKHASFIAGFPSHLSIHASGIIISEEPVTTYTATNLPPKGYPTTQFSMLEAEDIGLFKFDILSQRGLGKIKDAVELIKQNKNIEIDIHDIVKFKHDEEIKKLMSIGACIGCFYVESPAMRMLLAKLQADDYLRLVAASSIIRPGVSKSGMMNEYIVRYRKQEVRDKARAELPELYDLLKETYGVMVYQEDVIKIAHIFAGLSLADADYLRRGMSWKFKQRNEFHMVKEKFFTNCIAKGHPLTTITNIWNQIESFANFAFSKGHSASYAVESYQALFLKAYHPLEYMVATLNNGGGFYRTDLYIHEARMHGAEILPPCINKSDVNCNINGKTIFLGLGMIASLEKEVIQNLLNERFENGPYTDLYNFVKRTQISIEQLRILIRAGAFKFLPKNKKELLWEAHMLISPIKQKPQGKELFHIEPQKYVLPALENTWQDDAYDEIELFGFSLCSPFKLLKEPVTNTLVSKDLKSRRGETVEIVGYLVNVKTTWTHTKEKMNFGTFLDLDGHWIDTVHFPPSARAFPFSGPGCYKLTGKVVEEFDFIYIDISHQQRLAVSNRDDDSGLRILPPRGERTREYHQRK; this is encoded by the coding sequence ATGCTCCTCAACTCCCACACATATTACAGCTTCGGATACGGAACTCTTTCCATTAAAACGCTTCTAAGAGAAACCTGGAATAAGGGCTACAGTTCCTTTGTGTTGTCGGATATTAATAATACTTCGGCTATTCTTGAAACGCTTCGTCTTTGCGACGGCAAGCAGATGAAACCCATTCCCGGCATAGATTTCAGGAATGGTATAAAACCCTGTTATATCGGGATCTCAAAAAACAATGCAGGCTTCAGAGAACTCAATGAACACCTGAGTTATCATCTTCACAACAAAATAGAATTTAAAATTCGACCACAAAATAAAGAAGAATTAAAAAATACTTTTCTTGTTTATCCTTTATCTGCTTTTGACGGAAACGAATTAGAAGAAAACGAATTTATTGGAGTAACTCCCAAACAGCTCAGACTGCTTCCACTTTCAAAACACAAACATCTTACTTCTAAAATGGTGGTATTGCAGTCTTTTTCTTTTTTGGATGAAAATTATTTCGAAGCGCATCAGGTGTTACGGGCTATTGATCTCAATACATTATTCAGCAAGCTGCGTTCTGAAGATCAAGGTTCGCTAGAGGAAATTGCTCCCACGAAAGACGAACTCTATGAAAAATATGCTGACTATCCTGAAATAATAAAGAACACTGAATTTATTTTGGACTCCTGTTCCGTGAAATTTGAATTTGGAAAACTGACAAATAAAAATCCCAAATTTTATAAAGGCAGTCTGGAGGAAGATGTAAAATTACTTCGCGAAGAAGCCACAAAAGGGCTTGCTTATCGCTATAGCGAAGTGACACAGGAAGTCAAGGACCGTCTTGAAAAAGAACTTTCGATAATTACCTCAAAAGAATTTACTTCTTATTTTTTAATCAATTGGGATATTACGAGTTACGCCCGCTCCAGAGGCTTCTTTTATGTAGGACGTGGAAGCGGAGCAAACAGCATGGTTGCTTACCTTTTGCGCATCACAGACGTGGATCCAATCGATCTGGACTTATATTTTGAACGGTTCATAAATGAGAACAGAAGTAACGCTCCCGATTTTGATATTGATTTTTCGTGGACCGACCGCGAAGAAATGACCGATTATATTTTTAAACGTTTTGGTGAAAATAACAGAGTAGCGTTATTAGGCACCTACTCCACTTATCAGCACGATGCGGTAATTCGAGAGTTAGGAAAAGTTTATGGTTTGCCCCCCACTGAGATTGATCGCGTACAAAAAATTACGCAGCCTAAAGAAAGTGATGATTCGGTGACCAAACAAATTCTAAAACATGCTTCTTTTATTGCGGGATTTCCGAGTCACCTGAGCATTCATGCCAGTGGCATTATTATTTCTGAAGAACCAGTCACAACTTACACCGCCACAAACCTGCCTCCAAAAGGTTATCCAACCACGCAATTCAGCATGCTGGAAGCAGAAGATATCGGCTTGTTCAAATTTGATATCTTAAGCCAGCGCGGACTCGGAAAAATAAAAGATGCCGTTGAATTAATCAAACAAAATAAAAATATAGAAATTGATATTCACGACATTGTAAAATTTAAACACGATGAAGAAATAAAAAAACTGATGAGTATCGGCGCCTGCATTGGTTGCTTCTATGTAGAATCTCCTGCCATGCGTATGCTCCTCGCGAAATTACAGGCGGATGATTATTTAAGGTTGGTGGCGGCAAGTTCTATCATTCGTCCGGGTGTTTCTAAAAGCGGGATGATGAACGAATACATCGTTCGTTATAGGAAACAGGAAGTACGTGATAAAGCAAGAGCAGAACTTCCAGAACTTTACGACTTGCTGAAAGAAACATACGGCGTTATGGTTTACCAGGAAGACGTGATAAAGATCGCGCATATTTTTGCAGGTCTGTCTCTGGCGGATGCTGACTACTTGCGTCGCGGAATGAGCTGGAAATTCAAACAACGGAATGAATTTCACATGGTGAAGGAAAAGTTTTTTACTAACTGTATTGCAAAAGGTCATCCTCTAACTACTATAACAAACATTTGGAACCAAATTGAAAGTTTCGCGAATTTCGCTTTTTCAAAAGGCCATTCTGCAAGCTACGCCGTTGAAAGTTACCAGGCGCTTTTTTTAAAAGCATATCATCCTTTAGAATATATGGTTGCCACTTTAAACAATGGTGGCGGCTTCTACAGAACAGATCTTTATATTCACGAAGCGCGCATGCACGGCGCAGAGATTCTTCCGCCTTGCATTAACAAGAGCGATGTGAACTGTAATATCAATGGAAAAACTATTTTTCTCGGATTAGGAATGATCGCTTCCCTGGAAAAAGAAGTGATTCAGAATTTATTAAATGAACGTTTTGAAAATGGTCCTTACACCGATCTTTACAATTTCGTAAAACGTACCCAAATATCTATAGAACAATTGCGCATCTTGATTCGTGCCGGAGCTTTTAAATTTCTTCCAAAAAATAAAAAGGAATTGTTGTGGGAAGCGCACATGTTAATCAGTCCTATAAAACAAAAGCCTCAAGGCAAAGAGTTGTTTCACATCGAACCACAAAAATATGTTCTTCCCGCTCTTGAAAATACCTGGCAGGACGACGCTTATGATGAAATAGAACTATTTGGATTTTCATTGTGCTCACCATTTAAATTATTAAAAGAACCTGTCACAAACACTCTTGTGAGTAAGGATCTGAAATCCCGTCGCGGAGAAACGGTTGAAATCGTTGGTTATTTAGTGAATGTAAAAACTACCTGGACCCACACAAAAGAAAAAATGAATTTTGGAACTTTTCTCGATCTGGATGGACATTGGATCGACACGGTACACTTTCCTCCTTCCGCAAGGGCCTTCCCGTTTAGCGGTCCAGGCTGTTACAAACTCACAGGTAAAGTAGTGGAAGAATTTGATTTTATATACATTGATATTTCACATCAGCAACGTCTTGCTGTTAGTAATAGGGACGATGATTCGGGATTGCGCATTCTTCCGCCACGAGGCGAGCGTACGAGAGAATATCATCAAAGAAAATAG